The genomic DNA CTGTTGTAAACGGATATTCTTTTTGTGTATTTTTATTAGATCCTTGAGTAGTTCTCGAAAATCCACTCGGCCATCAGCAATAAAAGCAAAAGTTATTCGAGCTCCATCAAAAGTAAAATGCACGTCAACCAACTTAATCGGTAAACTATGTTTCTTTATCAAGGCACGACAATCACTGAAGGCTTTAGTTTTTTCTTTTTTGAATTTCAAAACTACTTCTAGGTCTTCTTTTGAAGCTTTTCGTAAAATCGGTTTTATTGGCTCCTCCAGTTTAGCTGTCATTTCTGCTGAAAGCTCTTTCGTTCCCAGAACTTTCCCCAACTCTGTTCCCAGTTTTGTTTCAACCACAACATAGTCACCAACATTAATCTGGTTTTCAAGATTGGAATCTTTTCCTTTTAAGCTAAAGTAATAAACTTTATCCCAAGGTGTAAATTGTATTTCAGCAACATTCATAGAAAAGTTTCAAATGCCGAACACACAATCCACAATAATTATTGGGTATTGGGTATTGGTCATTATATATTTGAGCTAAATCTGATATCTAGCAAAATTACCAATCTCTATTTTTTCACCAGTTTTAGCGATAATCTGATTAATTAAACCTTCAATTGTAACTTTATCATCTTTTATAAACAACTGTTTCATTAAACAAACCTCTTCGTAATATTTATTCATTTTACCTTCAAGAATTTTTTCAATCATTTCATCTGGTTTACCTTCATTTTTTAGCTGCTCTCGATAAATAGATTTTTCTCTTTCCAGAGCTTCGGCAGGAATCTGCTCCGGAGTTACATATTCTGGAGACATGGCTACAATTTGCAAGGCAATATCATGGGCTAAACTTTTAAAATCATCGGTTTTGGCAACAAAGTCAGTTTCACAAAATAATTCTACTATTGTACCTGTCTTATTATTTGAATGAATATATGAATAAACAATACCTTCTTTGGCTTGTCTTTCCGCAATTTTTTTTGCAGCTTTTGCTTCACCTTTTTTTCGCAAAACATCGACGGCTTTATCATAATCACCATTAACTTCATCCAAAGCTTTTTTGCAGTCCAACATTCCAGCACCAGTTTGTGCGCGTAATTTTGTAATTGTTTGTACATCTGACATAAAATTGATTACTGATTGTACTGATTTACTGAATATTTCTTAATTAATCTGTATTCACAAAAACTCATAAATGTGTCTTGTGTTCAGGATATCAGTATTACTCAGTACTCACTTATTTATTTTTTATTTTCCTGATGGAGATTTAACTGGTTCCGGCTTTTTGACCTCAGGAGCCTTTACCATCTTTTGACCTTCCTTAACAGCCTCTTTGACAATGTTAACCAGCAACTTTATTGAACTGGTAGCATCATCATTCCCTGGAATTGGATAATCTGCATTCTCTGGGTTATTATTTGTATCACAAATAGAAACTATTGGAATATTTTTTCTCTGTGCTTCTTTCAGCGCTGTTTTTTCACATTTCATATCAACAATGAAAATTGCATCTGGTACTCTAGTCAAACTTTCAATACCACCAACAATAACATCCAATCGTGCGATTTCTCGAGAGATTTTCAACTGCTCCTTTTTTGTATACCTTTTAATTGCCCCACTTGCTGTATCCTCCTTCAACTTACGATACTTTTTTACTACACCTAATACACTATCTGAATTAGTCAAAGTTCCACCAAGCCAGCGATGAACAATGTATGGCATTTTGCAATCTATTGCGGCCTCTTTTACAATTTCTTGGGCTTGTTTTTTTGTTCCTAAAAAAAGAACTGTACCACCATTGGCAACAGTTTGTTTAACGAAATCTAAAGCATGTTCTAATTCCTTTAGAGTTTCTTCTAAGTTGATAATATGAAGCCCACTTTTTTCTGTAAAAATAAAGCGCTCCATTTTTGGGTGCCAATTTGATCTTTGATGACCAAAATGCACGCCAGCTTTCATTAAGTCTTGAAGACTTGGCATGATAGACATAAATTTTTCCTTTTTTCCTCTACCCTTCCAATTAACGCAGACTCATTTAAGA from Candidatus Falkowbacteria bacterium includes the following:
- a CDS encoding stage 0 sporulation protein, which produces MNVAEIQFTPWDKVYYFSLKGKDSNLENQINVGDYVVVETKLGTELGKVLGTKELSAEMTAKLEEPIKPILRKASKEDLEVVLKFKKEKTKAFSDCRALIKKHSLPIKLVDVHFTFDGARITFAFIADGRVDFRELLKDLIKIHKKNIRLQQLGIRDEIKISGDIGCCGRDLCCRGFYKDLGNVTSDLADLQQVSHRGSERLSGVCGRLKCCLTYEKDLYDELAENLPMIGEKIKTKYGKGQVLGWHVLKQTVDVLLDDKQTIVEAPIEK
- the tsf gene encoding translation elongation factor Ts; this encodes MSDVQTITKLRAQTGAGMLDCKKALDEVNGDYDKAVDVLRKKGEAKAAKKIAERQAKEGIVYSYIHSNNKTGTIVELFCETDFVAKTDDFKSLAHDIALQIVAMSPEYVTPEQIPAEALEREKSIYREQLKNEGKPDEMIEKILEGKMNKYYEEVCLMKQLFIKDDKVTIEGLINQIIAKTGEKIEIGNFARYQI
- the rpsB gene encoding 30S ribosomal protein S2, translating into MSIMPSLQDLMKAGVHFGHQRSNWHPKMERFIFTEKSGLHIINLEETLKELEHALDFVKQTVANGGTVLFLGTKKQAQEIVKEAAIDCKMPYIVHRWLGGTLTNSDSVLGVVKKYRKLKEDTASGAIKRYTKKEQLKISREIARLDVIVGGIESLTRVPDAIFIVDMKCEKTALKEAQRKNIPIVSICDTNNNPENADYPIPGNDDATSSIKLLVNIVKEAVKEGQKMVKAPEVKKPEPVKSPSGK